From a region of the Rhipicephalus microplus isolate Deutch F79 chromosome X, USDA_Rmic, whole genome shotgun sequence genome:
- the LOC142775689 gene encoding uncharacterized protein LOC142775689: MSVFLILVFALADGKRVTLRFMAGNRENDPPPAQPPTPSPACDGDVDSDGALAAFPAAAASAEDVEELWSARKTRFFIAKYSEMKDLVGKTRALRTRRLLWKKLAEAINTEFLCNVTATQVENKWKSLDRAYKKSKKDNNSSGHHRVNCEYEE, translated from the exons atgtcggtatttttaatcttggttttcgcccttgcagacggcaagcgcgttacgttgcggttcatggcagggaatcgtgaaaatgacccccctccggcacaaccgccgacgccttctcctgcctgcgacggcgacgttgacagcgatggggctttagccgcatttccagcagcagccgcgtcggctgaagatgtggaagagctttggagcgcccgaaaaacaaggttcttcatcgccaaatactcggaaatgaaggacttggtgggaaaaaccagggcacttcg cacaagaaggcttctgtggaagaagttggctgaggccatcaatacggagttcttgtgcaacgtgactgccacacaagtggaaaacaaatggaagtcgctggacagagcatataaaaagtcaaaaaaagacaacaattcttcaggtcaccaccgtgtgaactgtgaatatgaagagtaa